The following coding sequences are from one Shewanella eurypsychrophilus window:
- a CDS encoding ParB/RepB/Spo0J family partition protein — protein MTLKKRGLGKGLDALLSTSHAASKKFNSVEEAAEVTAKTDDLLMLDIDLMQPGKYQPRKDMSSEALEELAESIKAQGIIQPIVVRMISASKYEIIAGERRWRAAQIAKLEKVPCIVKQVPDEAAIAIALIENIQREDLNAMEEAIALDRLMREFDLTHQQIATAVGKSRATVSNLLRLNGLNEPVKRMLEYGDIDMGHARALLAIEGDEQTNIARLVSSKELTVRETERLVNKTLNQAEIVEKPVKDHDVTLLESQLIERLGAKVSITHNKKGKGKLVINYQDLAELDGIISKIN, from the coding sequence AGCAAGAAGTTTAATTCTGTTGAAGAAGCTGCTGAAGTTACGGCAAAAACAGATGACTTGTTAATGCTAGACATAGATTTGATGCAGCCAGGTAAGTACCAACCGCGTAAAGATATGTCTTCAGAGGCTCTTGAAGAGCTTGCTGAGTCGATAAAAGCTCAAGGTATCATTCAGCCCATTGTTGTGCGTATGATATCTGCTAGTAAGTATGAAATTATTGCTGGTGAGCGTCGTTGGCGCGCAGCACAAATAGCAAAACTTGAAAAAGTACCTTGTATCGTCAAGCAGGTGCCCGATGAAGCTGCTATAGCCATCGCATTAATCGAAAACATCCAACGTGAAGATCTCAATGCGATGGAGGAAGCGATTGCACTCGATCGTTTAATGCGCGAATTTGACCTGACTCATCAACAGATAGCGACCGCTGTGGGTAAATCGCGCGCAACAGTGTCTAACTTACTGCGTTTAAATGGCCTCAATGAGCCTGTAAAACGTATGCTCGAGTATGGTGATATTGATATGGGCCATGCCAGAGCTTTACTTGCCATCGAAGGTGATGAGCAAACTAATATTGCCAGATTAGTCTCTTCTAAAGAATTAACTGTTCGCGAAACTGAACGATTAGTTAATAAAACCTTAAACCAAGCTGAAATCGTCGAAAAGCCAGTAAAAGATCACGATGTAACCCTGCTCGAGAGCCAATTAATTGAAAGGCTAGGTGCGAAAGTTTCCATTACCCATAATAAAAAGGGTAAGGGGAAATTGGTAATAAACTATCAAGATCTCGCTGAATTAGACGGTATTATCAGTAAAATCAACTAA
- the atpH gene encoding F0F1 ATP synthase subunit delta — protein sequence MAEITTIARPYAKAAFDFAIEKNAVDSWAEMLNFAAMVSENETMKPLLAGALASNKLAELFIGVCGEQLNEQGQNLLKVMAENGRLEALPAVSRQFVEMKLEWAKEIEANVVSAVELTSVQQQEISASLEKRLARKVTLTCSIDASLIAGLIITAGDLVIDGSVRGKISRLSDMLQS from the coding sequence ATGGCTGAAATAACTACCATCGCTCGTCCTTACGCAAAGGCAGCTTTTGATTTTGCTATTGAGAAAAATGCAGTAGATAGTTGGGCAGAAATGCTGAACTTCGCGGCTATGGTGAGTGAAAACGAAACCATGAAGCCTCTGCTTGCTGGCGCCTTAGCTAGCAATAAGCTTGCAGAACTCTTTATTGGAGTTTGTGGTGAGCAGCTCAATGAGCAAGGTCAGAACTTGTTAAAGGTAATGGCTGAAAACGGTCGTTTAGAAGCGCTACCTGCTGTTTCTCGACAATTTGTTGAGATGAAACTTGAATGGGCAAAAGAGATTGAAGCTAATGTAGTTTCAGCTGTTGAGCTTACTTCAGTACAACAACAGGAAATTAGTGCTTCTTTAGAGAAGCGTCTAGCACGCAAAGTTACACTGACTTGCAGTATAGATGCCAGCCTTATTGCTGGTTTAATTATCACGGCAGGAGACTTAGTCATAGATGGCTCGGTCCGCGGAAAAATTTCGCGTCTGTCTGATATGCTGCAGTCATAA
- the atpA gene encoding F0F1 ATP synthase subunit alpha has translation MQLNSTEISDLIKQRIEQFEVVSEARNEGTIVAVSDGIIRIHGLADVMQGEMIELPGNRFAIALNLERDSVGAVVMGPYASLAEGDKVKTTGRILEVPVGRGLLGRVVNTLGEPIDGKGPIDNDGFSPVEVIAPGVIERKSVSQPVQTGYKAVDSMIPIGRGQRELIIGDRQIGKTALAIDAIINQKDTGIKCVYVAVGQKASTIANVVRKLEEHGALANTIVVVATASEAAALQYLAPYSGCSMGEYFRDRGEDSLIVYDDLSKQAVAYRQISLLLKRPPGREAYPGDVFYLHSRLLERASRVNAEYVEKFTKGKVKGQTGSLTALPIIETQAGDVSAFVPTNVISITDGQIFLETDLFNSGLRPAVNPGISVSRVGGAAQTKIIKKLSGGIRSALAQYRELAAFSQFASDLDDATRAQLEHGERVTELMKQKQYAPMSVADQSVSIFSAEKGYLQSVELNKIGDFEASLLSFMNSEHADLMKTINETGNYNAEIEGELKAGLDKFVETQTW, from the coding sequence ATGCAACTGAATTCCACTGAAATCAGCGATCTGATTAAACAGCGGATCGAGCAGTTCGAAGTCGTTAGTGAAGCTCGCAACGAAGGTACAATCGTTGCAGTTAGTGACGGCATCATTCGCATCCACGGCCTAGCCGATGTTATGCAGGGTGAAATGATCGAACTGCCTGGTAACCGTTTTGCAATCGCGTTGAACTTAGAACGTGATTCTGTCGGTGCCGTAGTCATGGGCCCTTATGCCTCTTTGGCTGAAGGCGACAAAGTAAAAACAACTGGTCGTATTTTGGAAGTCCCAGTTGGCCGTGGTCTATTAGGCCGCGTAGTCAACACATTGGGTGAGCCAATCGACGGAAAAGGACCTATCGACAACGATGGTTTCTCTCCTGTTGAAGTAATCGCACCAGGTGTTATTGAACGTAAGTCTGTATCTCAGCCAGTGCAAACTGGTTATAAAGCCGTTGATTCTATGATCCCAATCGGTCGTGGACAACGTGAATTGATTATTGGTGACCGTCAAATCGGTAAGACCGCTTTAGCGATCGATGCCATCATCAATCAAAAAGATACTGGCATTAAGTGTGTATACGTAGCTGTAGGCCAAAAGGCATCTACAATTGCTAACGTAGTACGCAAGCTAGAAGAACATGGCGCTTTGGCGAACACCATTGTTGTTGTTGCTACAGCTTCTGAAGCTGCTGCACTACAATACTTGGCTCCATACTCTGGTTGTTCAATGGGTGAATATTTCCGCGACCGCGGTGAAGATTCACTGATTGTCTATGATGATCTTTCTAAGCAAGCAGTTGCTTACCGTCAGATCTCATTGCTACTTAAGCGTCCACCAGGACGTGAAGCATACCCAGGTGATGTATTCTATCTTCACTCTCGTCTGTTAGAACGTGCTTCACGTGTTAACGCTGAGTATGTTGAGAAGTTCACTAAAGGTAAAGTTAAAGGCCAAACAGGTTCTTTGACTGCTCTACCGATTATTGAAACTCAAGCGGGTGATGTATCTGCATTCGTACCGACTAACGTAATTTCGATTACCGATGGTCAGATCTTCCTTGAAACTGACCTGTTTAACTCTGGACTACGTCCTGCTGTTAACCCAGGTATTTCGGTTTCTCGTGTTGGTGGTGCGGCTCAGACTAAGATCATCAAGAAACTGTCAGGCGGTATTCGTAGCGCACTAGCACAGTATCGAGAGCTTGCAGCGTTCTCACAGTTTGCATCTGATTTAGATGATGCAACACGTGCTCAGCTTGAGCATGGTGAGCGTGTTACCGAACTTATGAAGCAAAAACAATATGCTCCTATGAGTGTTGCCGATCAGTCTGTGTCTATTTTCTCAGCTGAAAAAGGTTACCTCCAGAGTGTTGAGCTTAATAAAATTGGTGATTTCGAAGCGTCTTTGCTCTCTTTCATGAACAGCGAGCATGCTGACCTTATGAAGACCATCAACGAAACCGGCAACTACAATGCTGAGATCGAAGGTGAGTTGAAGGCTGGCCTCGATAAGTTCGTCGAAACCCAAACCTGGTAA
- the atpE gene encoding F0F1 ATP synthase subunit C gives METVLGMTAIAVALLIGMGALGTAIGFGLLGGKFLEGAARQPEMAPMLQVKMFIVAGLLDAVTMIGVGIALFMLFTNPLGAML, from the coding sequence ATGGAAACTGTATTAGGCATGACAGCTATTGCTGTTGCTCTACTAATTGGTATGGGTGCTCTAGGTACCGCTATCGGTTTTGGCCTACTAGGTGGCAAGTTCTTGGAAGGCGCTGCGCGTCAACCAGAAATGGCTCCTATGCTGCAAGTTAAAATGTTCATTGTTGCGGGTCTTCTTGATGCTGTAACTATGATCGGTGTTGGTATCGCATTATTCATGCTTTTCACTAACCCTCTTGGTGCAATGCTGTAA
- a CDS encoding ATP synthase subunit I encodes MSKVLARRGRWSAYKLVLMQAAVAGIASVFFFAMWGAQSGLSALAGGAIAVLPNFVFATLAFSHTGASSSAKVVKTFYWGEAVKLLLTMAMFSLVFINMKIGFMPLFVCYTLALIVHWTAPLYFKQS; translated from the coding sequence TTGAGTAAAGTTTTAGCTCGTCGTGGCCGGTGGTCAGCCTATAAATTGGTATTGATGCAGGCGGCGGTAGCTGGAATTGCTTCTGTTTTCTTTTTCGCCATGTGGGGAGCACAGTCTGGATTATCTGCTTTGGCAGGTGGTGCAATAGCTGTACTTCCTAATTTTGTATTCGCAACCCTCGCTTTTTCCCATACGGGAGCAAGTTCATCAGCTAAGGTCGTAAAGACTTTTTACTGGGGGGAAGCGGTAAAGTTGCTGCTTACAATGGCAATGTTTTCGTTAGTGTTTATCAATATGAAAATCGGCTTTATGCCACTTTTTGTATGTTATACCTTAGCGTTAATCGTTCATTGGACTGCTCCTTTATATTTCAAGCAAAGTTAA
- the atpB gene encoding F0F1 ATP synthase subunit A — protein sequence MAATGEALTPQGYIQHHLTNLQVCATENGLALNAPECVGNFWTWHIDSLFFSVGLGVLFLWLFRSVGKKATTGVPGKLQCFVEMIIEFVDSSVKETFHGRNPVIAPLALTIFVWVFMMNFMDMVPVDWIPGAAALVGIPYMKVVPTTDLNITFSMAIGVFLLIIYYSIKVKGISGFVKELTMQPFNHWAMIPVNLLLESVTLIAKPISLALRLFGNLYAGELIFILIALMYGANMALSTLGVTLQLGWLIFHILVITLQAFIFMMLTIVYLSMAHEDH from the coding sequence ATGGCTGCAACTGGTGAAGCGTTAACACCGCAGGGCTATATCCAGCACCACCTTACTAATCTTCAGGTTTGTGCTACCGAAAATGGTTTAGCATTAAACGCTCCTGAGTGTGTAGGGAATTTCTGGACATGGCACATTGATTCGTTGTTCTTTTCGGTTGGGCTTGGTGTTCTGTTCTTGTGGCTATTCCGTAGCGTAGGAAAAAAGGCAACCACTGGTGTTCCTGGCAAGCTTCAATGCTTTGTCGAGATGATCATTGAGTTTGTTGATTCTAGCGTGAAAGAAACCTTTCATGGCCGCAACCCTGTTATTGCTCCGTTGGCATTAACTATTTTTGTATGGGTATTCATGATGAACTTCATGGATATGGTTCCAGTTGACTGGATCCCGGGTGCTGCTGCTTTAGTTGGCATCCCTTACATGAAAGTTGTTCCAACGACCGACTTAAACATTACCTTTAGCATGGCTATCGGTGTGTTCTTGCTGATTATTTATTACAGCATTAAAGTCAAAGGCATTTCAGGTTTTGTTAAAGAACTGACCATGCAGCCTTTTAACCATTGGGCAATGATACCCGTCAACTTACTGTTAGAGTCTGTAACTTTGATCGCTAAGCCAATTTCATTGGCATTGCGTCTGTTCGGTAACTTATATGCAGGTGAGTTGATTTTCATCCTTATTGCGTTGATGTACGGTGCAAATATGGCACTTTCAACTCTAGGTGTAACTTTACAGCTAGGTTGGTTGATTTTCCATATTTTGGTTATTACCTTACAGGCGTTTATCTTCATGATGTTAACCATTGTTTATTTAAGCATGGCACATGAAGATCATTAA
- a CDS encoding F0F1 ATP synthase subunit epsilon: protein MAAMTVQLDIVSAESSIYSGLVAHLQVTGGEGDLGVMPGHAPLLTNIKPGMARIVKQDGKEEVFYLSGGILEVQPFSVSVLADVVMRADDIDEKAAVEAKQRAEASMADAGADFNYAAAAVELAQAIAQLRVVDTIKKNIAR, encoded by the coding sequence ATGGCAGCCATGACAGTACAGCTTGATATTGTAAGTGCAGAAAGTAGCATCTACTCTGGCCTTGTAGCACACCTACAAGTGACTGGTGGAGAAGGTGATCTAGGTGTTATGCCTGGTCATGCGCCACTACTGACCAATATCAAACCTGGCATGGCGCGCATCGTCAAGCAAGATGGAAAAGAAGAGGTGTTTTACCTTTCGGGTGGTATCCTGGAAGTTCAACCTTTTTCTGTTTCAGTATTGGCTGACGTCGTTATGCGTGCCGATGATATTGACGAAAAAGCCGCTGTTGAAGCTAAGCAACGTGCAGAGGCCTCAATGGCTGATGCAGGTGCAGACTTTAACTATGCAGCTGCAGCAGTTGAGCTAGCCCAGGCTATTGCTCAGTTGCGTGTTGTCGATACCATCAAGAAGAACATTGCCAGATAA
- the atpG gene encoding F0F1 ATP synthase subunit gamma: MANAKEIKTKIASVQNTQKITSAMEMVAASKMRKAQERMAASRPYAENMRKVIGHVAQGSLEYKHPYLEVREAKRVGYIVVSTDRGLCGGLNVNLFKKVIADVKKQRDAGAEVEFCPIGARSVQFFTNFGGTVPASASGLGDAPALADLIGTVRVMLESYNEGKLDRLYVVFNKFVNTMTQTPVIEQLLPLPKSEVDEISHHWDYLYEPDPKELLDTLLVRYVESQVYQGVVENIASEQAARMVAMKAATDNAGDLISDLELVYNKARQAAITQELSEIVSGAAAV, translated from the coding sequence ATGGCCAACGCTAAAGAGATTAAAACCAAGATCGCGAGTGTTCAAAACACTCAGAAGATCACATCTGCAATGGAAATGGTTGCTGCCAGCAAAATGCGTAAAGCGCAGGAACGCATGGCTGCAAGTCGTCCATATGCAGAAAATATGCGTAAGGTGATCGGTCACGTGGCGCAAGGTTCTCTCGAATATAAGCATCCTTATTTGGAAGTGCGAGAAGCCAAGCGTGTTGGTTACATAGTTGTGTCAACCGACCGTGGTCTTTGTGGTGGTCTGAACGTTAACCTTTTCAAGAAGGTTATCGCAGACGTGAAAAAGCAACGTGATGCTGGTGCAGAAGTTGAATTCTGCCCAATCGGCGCACGAAGCGTACAATTTTTCACTAACTTTGGCGGAACAGTACCTGCTTCTGCATCAGGTTTAGGTGACGCTCCGGCGTTAGCTGATTTGATTGGAACAGTACGTGTGATGTTAGAGTCATACAATGAAGGCAAGCTAGATCGTTTGTACGTGGTATTCAACAAATTTGTGAATACTATGACTCAAACGCCTGTGATCGAGCAGCTACTACCTTTACCTAAGTCAGAAGTAGATGAGATTTCTCATCACTGGGACTACTTATACGAGCCAGATCCAAAAGAACTTTTGGATACTTTATTGGTGCGTTATGTGGAGTCTCAAGTTTACCAAGGTGTTGTCGAGAATATTGCATCTGAGCAAGCGGCCCGTATGGTTGCTATGAAAGCTGCAACAGACAACGCTGGTGATCTTATCAGTGACTTGGAGTTGGTCTATAACAAGGCCCGTCAGGCTGCGATTACGCAGGAACTGTCGGAAATTGTTTCAGGTGCCGCTGCCGTTTAG
- the atpD gene encoding F0F1 ATP synthase subunit beta, whose product MSTGTVVQVIGAVVDVEFPQDAVPQIYDALKIESEGLVLEVQQQIGGGVVRTIAMGSSDGLRRGLEVTNTGSPISVPVGSATLGRIMNVLGEPIDECGEIGEEDRYVIHREAPSYEDQSSTTELLETGIKVIDLICPFAKGGKVGLFGGAGVGKTVNMMELINNIAKAHSGLSVFAGVGERTREGNDFYYEMEDSGVLDKVAMVYGQMNEPPGNRLRVALTGLTIAEKFRDEGKDVLFFVDNIYRYTLAGTEVSALLGRMPSAVGYQPTLAEEMGVLQERITSTKSGSITSVQAVYVPADDLTDPSPATTFAHLDATVVLSRNIASMGIYPAVDPLDSTSRQLDPLVVGQEHYDVANGVQTVLQRYKELKDIIAILGMDELSDEDKTTVARARKIEKYLSQPFFVAEVFTGSPGKYVSLKDTIRGFKGILEGEFDHLPEQAFYMVGSIDEAVEKANKK is encoded by the coding sequence ATGAGCACAGGTACTGTTGTCCAAGTTATTGGCGCGGTTGTGGACGTTGAGTTTCCACAAGATGCCGTACCTCAGATATATGACGCTCTAAAGATCGAAAGTGAAGGCTTGGTGCTGGAAGTCCAGCAGCAAATCGGTGGCGGTGTAGTTCGTACTATCGCCATGGGTTCTTCAGATGGTCTGCGTCGTGGTCTTGAGGTAACAAACACAGGTTCACCAATTTCTGTTCCGGTTGGGTCTGCGACTCTAGGCCGTATCATGAACGTATTGGGCGAGCCTATTGATGAATGTGGTGAAATCGGTGAAGAAGATCGCTATGTGATCCACCGTGAAGCTCCTTCATATGAAGATCAATCAAGCACAACTGAACTTTTAGAGACAGGTATTAAGGTTATTGACCTTATTTGTCCATTCGCTAAGGGTGGTAAAGTTGGTCTGTTTGGTGGTGCTGGTGTTGGTAAGACCGTCAACATGATGGAACTTATTAACAACATCGCAAAAGCACACTCAGGTTTATCTGTATTTGCCGGTGTAGGTGAGCGTACTCGTGAGGGTAACGATTTCTACTACGAGATGGAAGATTCAGGAGTACTCGATAAGGTGGCCATGGTTTATGGTCAGATGAACGAGCCTCCAGGAAACCGTCTACGTGTGGCACTTACTGGTCTTACTATCGCTGAGAAGTTCCGTGACGAAGGTAAAGATGTACTTTTCTTCGTTGATAACATCTATCGTTACACCTTGGCAGGTACTGAAGTATCTGCACTGCTAGGCCGTATGCCATCAGCAGTAGGTTACCAGCCAACTTTGGCTGAAGAGATGGGTGTACTTCAGGAACGTATTACATCGACTAAATCAGGGTCTATTACCTCTGTGCAAGCCGTTTACGTACCTGCGGATGATTTAACGGATCCGTCACCAGCAACAACCTTCGCTCACTTAGATGCGACTGTTGTATTGTCACGTAACATCGCTTCTATGGGTATTTACCCAGCGGTTGACCCATTGGATTCGACTTCGCGTCAGCTAGATCCATTGGTAGTCGGTCAAGAGCATTATGATGTTGCTAACGGTGTGCAAACCGTACTTCAGCGCTACAAAGAGCTGAAAGATATTATTGCGATTCTAGGTATGGATGAATTATCTGATGAAGATAAGACTACCGTAGCTCGTGCTCGTAAGATTGAAAAATATCTTTCACAGCCTTTCTTCGTAGCAGAAGTATTCACCGGTTCTCCAGGTAAGTACGTTTCTCTTAAAGACACTATTCGTGGCTTTAAGGGCATTCTAGAGGGTGAGTTCGATCACCTTCCAGAGCAAGCGTTCTACATGGTTGGTTCAATCGACGAAGCCGTTGAGAAAGCTAACAAAAAATAA
- a CDS encoding DsrE/DsrF/TusD sulfur relay family protein: protein MQQVLIIVNDAPYGSERLFNALRLAIQLNEQECPPTKVSLFLLSDAVTAVLPKQNPVEGYNIQQMLEIILAQGSEVKYCGTCIHARGLKALAVIEGCELSTMDDLAQWVLTTDKTVTF, encoded by the coding sequence ATGCAACAGGTTTTAATTATCGTCAATGACGCGCCTTACGGCTCTGAGCGGTTATTTAATGCTTTGCGTTTAGCTATTCAACTTAATGAGCAGGAGTGTCCACCTACTAAGGTGAGTCTGTTTCTGCTATCTGATGCTGTAACCGCTGTGTTGCCTAAGCAGAATCCTGTTGAGGGTTACAATATTCAGCAGATGTTGGAGATAATTTTAGCACAAGGTAGTGAGGTGAAATACTGTGGAACTTGTATACATGCTCGTGGCCTGAAAGCATTAGCCGTTATTGAGGGTTGCGAGCTCTCGACCATGGATGATCTTGCTCAATGGGTATTAACAACAGATAAAACGGTAACTTTTTAA
- the glmU gene encoding bifunctional UDP-N-acetylglucosamine diphosphorylase/glucosamine-1-phosphate N-acetyltransferase GlmU, with amino-acid sequence MALNVVILAAGKGTRMRSDLPKVLHPIAHKSMVQHVIDTAHDVGSDAIQLVYGYGAEKLQSVLGEQQLNWVLQAEQLGTGHAVAQASSNINDDDTVLILYGDVPLIQASTLDDLLAAREDNGLAILTVNLPNPTGYGRIVRTPCEGQELGKVVGIVEQKDASAEQLLIQEVNTGIMAAPGKQLKDWLGQLSSDNAQGEYYLTDIVAMANKDGVAITTAQPESAVEVEGANNRVQLAQLERAYQARAAEKLMLEGANLRDPARIDIRGDVTVGMDVMIDINVIIQGKVTIGNNVTIGAGAILIDCEISDNAEIKPYSIVESAKVGVKASAGPFARLRPGAELKTDAHVGNFVEIKKAVLGEGSKAGHLAYIGDAQIGAGVNIGAGTITCNYDGANKHLTVIEDNVFVGSDTQLVAPVTIGKGATLGAGSTITRDVAANELVITRVKQRHLSGWVRPVKKPK; translated from the coding sequence ATGGCATTGAACGTAGTGATTTTGGCCGCAGGCAAGGGAACCCGCATGCGCTCAGATCTTCCTAAAGTCTTACACCCTATTGCGCATAAAAGCATGGTGCAGCATGTGATTGATACCGCCCATGACGTGGGCAGCGATGCGATCCAGTTGGTGTATGGCTATGGTGCAGAAAAACTACAGAGTGTCTTAGGTGAACAGCAACTTAATTGGGTTCTGCAGGCTGAGCAACTGGGCACTGGCCATGCGGTGGCTCAGGCTAGTTCAAATATCAATGATGACGATACCGTGCTTATTCTTTACGGTGACGTGCCGCTTATTCAAGCATCTACACTTGATGATCTGCTTGCTGCCCGTGAAGATAATGGCCTGGCGATTTTAACGGTGAACTTACCTAACCCAACAGGGTATGGTCGTATCGTGCGTACTCCTTGTGAAGGTCAAGAACTGGGCAAGGTTGTCGGTATTGTCGAGCAGAAAGATGCTAGTGCGGAGCAGTTACTGATCCAAGAGGTTAACACCGGCATCATGGCGGCTCCGGGTAAGCAGTTAAAAGACTGGCTCGGACAGTTATCATCAGATAATGCTCAGGGTGAGTACTATCTTACCGATATCGTCGCTATGGCGAATAAAGACGGGGTGGCTATCACAACGGCGCAGCCTGAATCGGCAGTTGAAGTGGAAGGTGCCAACAACCGAGTGCAACTTGCTCAGCTAGAGCGTGCCTATCAGGCTCGTGCTGCCGAGAAGTTGATGCTCGAAGGTGCAAATTTGCGAGATCCTGCACGCATCGATATCCGTGGTGATGTCACTGTGGGGATGGATGTAATGATAGACATCAACGTCATCATTCAGGGCAAAGTGACCATAGGTAATAACGTCACTATTGGTGCCGGTGCAATCCTTATCGATTGTGAGATTAGCGACAATGCCGAGATCAAACCTTACTCTATTGTTGAAAGTGCCAAGGTCGGTGTTAAAGCCAGTGCCGGACCATTTGCGCGTTTGCGCCCAGGAGCTGAGTTGAAAACAGATGCTCATGTCGGTAACTTCGTCGAGATTAAGAAGGCTGTGTTAGGTGAGGGCTCCAAGGCGGGTCATCTGGCTTATATTGGTGATGCACAAATAGGTGCAGGAGTGAATATAGGCGCTGGCACTATCACTTGTAACTATGATGGCGCTAATAAACATCTCACCGTTATCGAAGATAATGTGTTTGTCGGTAGTGACACCCAGCTTGTTGCTCCGGTGACAATAGGCAAGGGAGCTACACTTGGTGCAGGCTCTACGATAACCCGTGATGTTGCAGCTAATGAACTTGTTATTACCCGAGTTAAGCAACGTCATCTAAGTGGCTGGGTAAGACCAGTAAAAAAGCCTAAATAG
- the atpF gene encoding F0F1 ATP synthase subunit B, whose protein sequence is MNINATLIGQTVAFILFVWFCMKFVWPPLMNAIEERQKRIADGLADADRAVKDLELAQAKATDQLKDAKATANEIIEQANKRKAQIVDEAKAEADTERAKIIAQGQAEIEAERNRVKEDLRKQVAVLAIAGAEKILERSIDEAAHSDIVNKLVAEL, encoded by the coding sequence GTGAATATCAACGCTACCCTAATCGGTCAGACGGTTGCCTTTATTCTCTTCGTGTGGTTCTGCATGAAGTTTGTTTGGCCCCCTTTGATGAATGCCATCGAAGAGCGTCAAAAAAGGATTGCCGACGGTTTAGCTGATGCTGACCGCGCCGTAAAAGACCTTGAGTTGGCACAGGCGAAAGCCACTGACCAGCTAAAAGACGCCAAAGCTACTGCTAACGAGATCATTGAGCAAGCGAACAAACGTAAAGCTCAGATCGTCGATGAAGCAAAAGCCGAAGCAGACACTGAGCGTGCGAAAATCATCGCTCAGGGTCAAGCAGAAATTGAAGCTGAACGTAATCGCGTGAAAGAAGACCTGCGTAAGCAAGTCGCTGTACTAGCAATAGCTGGCGCAGAAAAGATTCTTGAGCGTTCGATTGATGAAGCCGCCCACAGTGACATAGTTAATAAACTAGTCGCTGAACTTTAA